The following are encoded together in the Effusibacillus lacus genome:
- a CDS encoding MarR family winged helix-turn-helix transcriptional regulator, with translation MHHKRMDEYLRRFEDACLKTIRKMGAELSDLPELPPTQFLVLKILKEERYLMPTHLAEVLNVKPSAMTSLIDRMEKNGLVERYRIEEDRRVVYIKPTQAGLDALDKAEQTRREILVKYLSLLDETELDQLIRIYEKMALSVRKTSPGTVTGTDGKERSNR, from the coding sequence ATGCATCACAAGCGAATGGATGAATACCTGCGCAGGTTTGAAGACGCCTGCTTGAAAACCATCAGGAAGATGGGCGCGGAACTTTCGGATTTGCCGGAATTGCCGCCGACCCAGTTTTTGGTGCTGAAAATTTTAAAGGAAGAAAGGTATCTGATGCCCACTCACCTGGCAGAAGTCCTGAATGTCAAGCCAAGCGCCATGACGTCGCTGATCGACCGCATGGAGAAAAACGGACTGGTCGAAAGATACCGGATTGAAGAGGATCGCCGGGTCGTCTACATCAAACCGACCCAGGCGGGATTGGACGCACTTGACAAGGCGGAGCAGACCCGCCGGGAAATCCTGGTGAAATACCTGTCGCTGCTGGACGAAACGGAACTGGATCAACTGATCCGCATCTACGAAAAAATGGCCCTGAGCGTGAGGAAAACCTCCCCTGGCACAGTCACGGGAACAGACGGAAAGGAGCGCAGCAACAGATGA
- a CDS encoding AAA family ATPase, whose amino-acid sequence MLKSFSVKRFRNLNLDNLEFNKVNLLIGPNNSGKTNLIEAIRFFSNLILHEKRDSAFHDELAQHGWDELLDRRFEKPGIIEMKWVIDTDPKYPELTYELNFRVGTADQIPRGFYITGETLRYEKPAKNQSRPFNFIECHKQIPGQGKFSVRQRSVEHGLKNVSLTSLDVNANDTVFNQLSNLLDSETFRMEFYPNFKQTVNTVQEFFKKFFAYSSTEFDLKIIREPAKIEAGSKYLKPDGSNFVNVLNYLDEQYDFLDAYTQYLRELIHDLDSVKIISVGDTRRALQLKIKGQIFKLHELSDGTIKAMLLTLLMWTPEKMTILALDEPELNLHPAWLKVISTWVERTDSMEQLFISSHSPDFLDGYTELFLKQKVDLLVFDLKEEPTVKVVKPDNLKDLLERGWEIGDLYRVGEPALGGWPW is encoded by the coding sequence ATGCTTAAGTCTTTTTCGGTAAAAAGGTTTCGGAACTTGAATTTAGACAATTTAGAGTTTAACAAAGTAAACCTGTTAATTGGTCCAAACAATTCAGGTAAGACGAACCTTATTGAAGCAATTCGGTTTTTTTCCAATCTCATCCTTCATGAGAAACGAGACAGTGCCTTTCATGATGAGTTGGCCCAGCATGGTTGGGACGAGCTTTTAGATCGAAGATTTGAGAAACCGGGAATTATTGAGATGAAATGGGTAATAGATACCGACCCCAAATATCCAGAGTTAACTTACGAACTAAACTTCCGAGTGGGAACAGCTGATCAAATTCCTAGAGGGTTTTATATTACGGGTGAAACTCTTCGGTATGAAAAGCCCGCAAAAAATCAATCGCGGCCCTTCAACTTTATAGAATGTCATAAACAGATTCCTGGGCAGGGTAAATTTTCGGTACGCCAACGTTCTGTGGAACATGGTCTTAAAAATGTGTCACTCACATCACTGGATGTCAACGCAAATGATACTGTTTTCAATCAACTAAGTAACTTACTGGACTCTGAAACATTTCGAATGGAATTCTATCCAAACTTTAAACAGACAGTGAATACTGTACAGGAGTTTTTTAAAAAATTTTTCGCGTATTCCAGCACGGAATTTGATCTTAAGATTATTAGAGAACCCGCTAAGATCGAGGCTGGTTCAAAATACCTGAAACCTGATGGAAGTAATTTTGTAAATGTACTCAATTATTTAGATGAGCAATATGACTTCTTGGATGCATATACTCAATATCTTCGTGAATTGATACACGATCTGGATTCCGTAAAAATTATTTCAGTCGGAGATACAAGACGAGCGTTGCAGTTGAAGATCAAGGGGCAGATATTTAAGCTTCATGAACTTTCTGACGGTACGATAAAAGCAATGCTTTTAACTTTATTAATGTGGACGCCTGAAAAGATGACAATTCTTGCTTTAGATGAACCTGAACTAAACTTACACCCTGCATGGTTAAAGGTAATATCCACTTGGGTAGAACGTACCGACTCAATGGAACAACTTTTTATTAGTTCGCACTCACCGGACTTTTTGGATGGGTATACAGAGTTGTTCCTTAAACAAAAAGTGGACCTCCTAGTTTTTGATCTAAAAGAAGAGCCAACTGTGAAGGTTGTAAAACCTGACAATCTTAAAGACCTTTTGGAGAGAGGATGGGAAATTGGAGACTTATATCGGGTTGGCGAGCCTGCACTAGGGGGGTGGCCTTGGTGA
- a CDS encoding copper amine oxidase N-terminal domain-containing protein, with translation MKKVVAWIMTMLLALAAPLLGGTAAAKANGSGSSNTTGSASNVSGSADTGSQEDIDDDEDEEDEEEDKDDEDDEDEDEDEEEDEDEDGEGKGKGKKRGLERAIESLTKNLEDGKGTPSDAALKAVIEKLQAKLQTKLQESDSSEGEEDAEEALEEALEDVLDELEEEEIEDVEEELEADVEDGTATEEDVEVLVTIKIKGKKAEEAQADLEKALSKKPDSDKLYELLSKVFKEQGDTQEVKVYVNGKKPVMDVKPVIKEGRTLVPVRAITEALGANVEYDEATQTVIIEKDGKKIELPLGSTTIKVNGEEKTIDKAAELTNGRTLVPVRFISEYLGHKVEFDETASIVIVK, from the coding sequence ATGAAAAAGGTAGTTGCGTGGATCATGACAATGTTGTTGGCGCTGGCGGCCCCGCTGCTTGGCGGCACGGCTGCAGCCAAGGCAAACGGTTCGGGTTCGTCGAACACCACGGGGTCTGCCAGCAACGTTTCCGGCAGCGCGGATACGGGCAGCCAAGAAGACATTGACGATGATGAGGATGAAGAAGACGAAGAAGAGGATAAAGACGATGAGGACGACGAAGACGAGGATGAAGATGAGGAAGAAGACGAGGATGAGGATGGCGAGGGGAAAGGCAAGGGAAAGAAGCGCGGGCTTGAACGTGCGATTGAAAGCCTGACTAAGAATTTGGAAGACGGCAAGGGCACACCGAGTGACGCGGCCTTGAAGGCTGTGATCGAGAAGCTGCAGGCCAAGCTGCAAACCAAACTGCAGGAAAGCGATTCCTCCGAAGGGGAGGAAGATGCGGAGGAAGCGCTGGAGGAAGCCCTCGAGGATGTGCTGGACGAGCTTGAAGAAGAAGAGATCGAGGACGTCGAGGAAGAGTTGGAAGCGGATGTGGAGGACGGCACCGCCACCGAAGAAGATGTGGAAGTGCTCGTGACCATCAAGATCAAGGGCAAGAAGGCTGAGGAAGCCCAGGCTGATCTGGAAAAAGCGCTTTCCAAAAAACCGGATTCCGACAAGCTTTACGAACTGCTGAGCAAGGTCTTCAAAGAGCAAGGCGATACCCAGGAAGTGAAAGTGTACGTCAATGGGAAAAAGCCGGTTATGGATGTGAAGCCTGTCATCAAGGAAGGACGCACCCTTGTGCCGGTCCGGGCGATTACGGAAGCCTTAGGTGCGAACGTGGAATATGACGAAGCCACACAGACCGTGATCATCGAGAAAGACGGCAAGAAGATCGAACTGCCACTGGGCAGCACCACCATCAAGGTCAATGGGGAAGAGAAGACGATTGATAAAGCGGCAGAACTCACCAATGGACGCACCCTGGTGCCCGTTCGTTTCATCTCTGAGTACCTGGGACACAAGGTGGAGTTCGACGAGACGGCAAGCATCGTGATCGTGAAGTAA
- a CDS encoding glycosyltransferase family 2 protein encodes MNEIRPGTLPLLSIVVPCYNEEEVLPETVKRLTNVLDNLIGERLISGASRVLFVDDGSRDETWNLIEVFNMTNKYVTGLKLARNAGHQNALWAGLMKARKQSDIVISIDADLQDDVDAIREMVLRFHEGYEVVYGVRKSRGTDTFFKRFTAEGFYKLMQKMGANIVFNHADYRLMSRRALDNLARFEEVNLFLRGIVPMVGFKSTSVYYDRHERFAGESKYPLKKMLMFAFDGITSLSVTPIRLVTLTGFILFVVSIAAGIYAIVDKLVGNPVSGWASLMVSVWFIGGIQLISLGLIGEYIGKIYKETKRRPRYIVETELEPQTVDREDPRAISTP; translated from the coding sequence ATGAATGAGATCCGACCCGGCACCCTGCCTCTGTTGAGCATCGTGGTGCCCTGTTACAACGAAGAAGAGGTGCTTCCCGAAACGGTCAAACGGTTGACGAACGTGCTGGATAACCTGATCGGGGAACGGTTGATCTCCGGAGCCAGCCGCGTCCTGTTTGTGGATGACGGCAGCCGGGACGAAACCTGGAATCTGATTGAAGTTTTCAACATGACGAACAAATACGTAACCGGACTCAAACTGGCCCGCAATGCCGGGCACCAGAATGCCCTGTGGGCAGGCCTGATGAAAGCCAGGAAGCAGTCGGACATTGTGATTTCGATTGATGCGGATCTCCAGGACGATGTAGACGCCATTCGGGAGATGGTGCTTCGCTTCCATGAAGGTTATGAAGTGGTGTACGGGGTCCGCAAGAGCCGGGGAACGGATACTTTCTTCAAACGGTTCACTGCCGAAGGCTTTTACAAACTGATGCAAAAAATGGGTGCCAACATTGTGTTCAATCATGCGGATTACCGGTTAATGAGCCGGCGGGCGCTGGACAACCTGGCCCGGTTCGAGGAAGTGAACCTCTTTTTGCGCGGGATCGTGCCGATGGTGGGGTTCAAATCTACCAGCGTTTACTATGACCGGCATGAAAGGTTTGCCGGTGAATCCAAATACCCGCTGAAAAAAATGCTGATGTTCGCATTCGACGGGATCACGTCTTTGTCTGTGACGCCGATCCGGCTGGTGACGCTTACCGGGTTTATCCTGTTTGTTGTCAGCATTGCGGCTGGCATCTATGCCATTGTCGACAAACTGGTGGGCAACCCCGTATCCGGCTGGGCTTCGCTGATGGTGTCCGTCTGGTTCATCGGCGGCATTCAGTTGATCAGTCTGGGTTTGATCGGCGAATACATCGGCAAGATATATAAAGAAACGAAACGCCGTCCGCGATATATTGTGGAAACGGAATTGGAGCCGCAAACCGTGGACAGGGAGGATCCCCGTGCGATTTCGACGCCTTGA
- the galU gene encoding UTP--glucose-1-phosphate uridylyltransferase GalU: MTIRKAVIPAAGLGTRFLPATKAQPKEMLPIVDKPTIQYIIEEAVASGIEDILIITGRNKRAIEDHFDRSVELELMLESKEQQQLLAETRRISNMANIHYIRQKEALGLGHAVLCAKNFIGSEPFAVLLGDDIVNSRKPGLRQLIDIYERNGGSVLGVQQVPLHETNRYGMIHPERLGDREYRVHHVVEKPPSNPPSQLAIMGRYILAPEVFAYLEATEPGVGGEIQLTDAIDALCKNHSVFACEIEGRRYDIGDKLGYLKANIEFALEREEMKDKLEEYLRGWCAEYLENRN, translated from the coding sequence ATGACCATACGCAAAGCGGTAATTCCGGCAGCCGGACTCGGCACGCGGTTCCTGCCGGCCACAAAAGCGCAGCCGAAGGAAATGCTGCCCATTGTGGACAAACCGACCATCCAATATATTATTGAAGAAGCTGTCGCATCGGGGATCGAAGATATCCTGATCATCACCGGCCGCAACAAACGGGCGATTGAGGACCATTTTGACCGGTCCGTAGAGCTGGAACTGATGCTGGAGAGCAAAGAGCAGCAGCAGCTTCTTGCGGAGACCCGCCGCATTTCCAACATGGCCAATATCCACTACATACGGCAAAAAGAAGCCCTGGGCCTCGGCCATGCGGTTCTGTGCGCCAAGAACTTCATCGGCAGCGAACCCTTTGCCGTACTGCTCGGGGACGATATCGTCAACAGCCGCAAACCGGGCCTCCGCCAACTGATCGACATCTACGAACGGAACGGCGGCAGCGTGCTGGGAGTCCAACAGGTACCTCTACACGAAACCAACCGGTACGGGATGATTCACCCGGAACGGCTGGGAGATCGGGAATACCGGGTTCACCATGTGGTGGAAAAGCCGCCGTCCAATCCACCGTCCCAACTGGCCATTATGGGTCGCTACATTCTCGCGCCGGAAGTGTTTGCCTATCTGGAAGCGACCGAACCGGGCGTTGGCGGCGAAATCCAGTTGACCGACGCGATTGACGCCCTCTGCAAGAACCACAGCGTCTTTGCCTGTGAGATTGAAGGCAGGCGGTACGACATCGGCGACAAGCTGGGATATCTGAAAGCCAACATCGAATTCGCCCTGGAACGGGAAGAGATGAAGGACAAACTGGAAGAATATTTGCGCGGTTGGTGCGCTGAATATTTGGAGAACCGGAATTAA
- a CDS encoding polysaccharide deacetylase family protein produces the protein MPRVLLMLTMLCLGLLMVGCQSVFSGDSPAGASEQLPIPIYYEDKVLVLTYHHIDPAELDFTISPDRFVTHLEALKKHNYNVVSMEDYRQYVTKGASLPPNAVVITFDDGYESFYRYAYPALKKMGYPATNFIVVKSTDVLNPKALPHLTWDQMREMKQNGMSFYNHTYDQHRHENTNAGGNPRAMLANPLFLVDKNRPETHEEYKARIRQDLALAEKRLDEELGDQPNLLAFPYGQYNDTVLEVGKELGIDLFFLYLQEGINDRDDTLVARVNAGQAGLSAEDLLAKLKRYHDR, from the coding sequence ATGCCACGGGTACTATTAATGCTAACCATGCTCTGTCTGGGGCTACTAATGGTCGGTTGTCAATCGGTCTTTTCCGGGGACAGTCCGGCGGGCGCTTCGGAACAGCTGCCAATCCCTATCTATTATGAGGACAAGGTCCTGGTTCTCACCTATCACCACATCGATCCGGCAGAATTGGATTTCACCATCTCTCCGGACAGGTTTGTCACCCACCTGGAAGCTCTTAAGAAACACAACTATAACGTCGTTAGCATGGAAGACTATCGGCAGTATGTAACCAAAGGCGCAAGCCTCCCGCCAAACGCAGTGGTAATCACTTTTGACGACGGGTATGAAAGTTTCTATAGATATGCCTATCCAGCCTTGAAAAAAATGGGCTATCCGGCAACCAATTTTATTGTCGTCAAATCGACAGACGTTTTAAACCCCAAAGCCTTGCCCCATCTGACCTGGGACCAAATGCGGGAAATGAAGCAAAACGGGATGAGCTTCTACAACCATACCTATGATCAGCATCGTCATGAGAATACGAACGCAGGCGGCAACCCCAGGGCGATGCTGGCCAACCCGTTGTTTCTTGTTGATAAAAATCGCCCTGAGACTCACGAGGAATACAAGGCTCGCATCCGGCAAGACCTGGCGCTGGCCGAGAAAAGGTTGGACGAAGAGTTGGGCGACCAGCCCAATCTGCTGGCATTCCCCTACGGCCAGTATAACGATACGGTGTTGGAAGTGGGGAAAGAGTTGGGGATTGACCTCTTCTTTCTCTATTTGCAGGAAGGAATCAATGACAGGGATGACACCCTCGTCGCCCGTGTGAACGCAGGACAGGCAGGCTTGTCGGCGGAAGACTTGCTTGCAAAGTTGAAGCGGTACCACGACAGGTAA